AATAGGTTGGATATGTTATTTTTTTACGGCGCCTTAGCCATTTAACCATTAATATTAAACAACAATTAAAGTGCAGAAATTATAGCACAGTTCTCTTTTTCTTGCCAACACCCATGCGCGTAAGCATAGCGCGGTAACCACCCATCCCACTTTTTAGCCAGTGCGCCACGCGCACCACCGTGGAGGTAGACAGTCCTGTCTTTTTCGCCACCTCGCGGTAGGTCTCCCCTTCTGCCAGCAGATTCACCGCCTGCCAGCGCTTGCTGAATTCCCTGATTTCTTCAAGGGTCAGAAGGTCCCTGAAAAAACGTTCGGCTTCGCTCAAGTCTTTGAGCTTCAGCACTGCCCTGCACAGGGATCTGGTATGTTCATTCGTCCATGGATACGGAGCCATAAAACAGCTAACTATAGAATATATGTCGTTTGAAAATCAATCAAATGTAGCCAGAACTTGAGGCCAATCGCGCCAGCCGAGCACGGAAGCGGCCTGGCGCTTCTGCGTTTGTTCTCCCCCATACACAATATACGACGAAGCGGCCTGCTTGGATATGGCACGGTAATACGCAATCCCGTCAAAAAATTCTGATGCTACGGTCTGGCCGGATTTGATTTCAATCGGCAGTAACCCTCCATGACGCTCAATAACCAGGTCAACTTCGTGGCCGGTTTTGTCCCTCCAAAAAAACGCCCGAGGCACAAGCCCGCGGTGAAAACGGTGCTTTAACCACTCCGCGATCACCATTGATTCAAAAATCCCTCCTCTCAAGTAATGGCTTTTGAGTTGACTGGCCTGTGTAATATGGAGAAGGGCGCACAACACGCCCGTATCATAAAAATAAATTTTTGGCGTTTTCACCACCCGTTTATTAAAATTCCTGTGATGCGGCTGCAATAAGAAAATAATGAAGCTCGCTTCCAGGATGGAGAGCCACGCCTTCACGGTTGCCTGATTAATGCCGCAATCGTTGCCAAGCGAGGTGATATTAAGGAGTTGGCCAACCCGTGCCGCTACGAGCTGTAAAAATTTTCTAAAAGTGCTGAGGTTTTCGATATTTTTAATCAGCCGCACGTCGCGCTCCACATAGGTCTGAATATAATTTTGGTAATAACTGGATGCGTCCATCTTTTGATCAAATAGCTTAGGGTAGAATCCCTTCAATAGTACTTCCTCAATCGTTATCCGAGTAAACCCCTTATACGCTTCGGCCAATTCTTCAAGCGCAAGCGGCAGCAAATGCGCGATGGCAACCCGGCCGGCAAGCGACTGGGTAATGCCTTCCAGCAATAAAAAATTCTGTGAGCCGGTCAAAATATACTGGCCGTTCTTGCGTGTTTCGTCCGCGATTGTTTGCAAGAGGGAAAAAAGCTTAGGCACCCGCTGCGCTTCATCAATCACCGCCCCGTCCGCATACTGGCCAAGCAGGCCTTTCGGATCCTTTTCAGCAAACTCCCTCGTTTCCAGATCTTCAAGGTTGAGGTAAGGTTTAGTGGGGAAAAGGGATCTGACGAGGGTA
This sequence is a window from Patescibacteria group bacterium. Protein-coding genes within it:
- a CDS encoding YerC/YecD family TrpR-related protein, encoding MAPYPWTNEHTRSLCRAVLKLKDLSEAERFFRDLLTLEEIREFSKRWQAVNLLAEGETYREVAKKTGLSTSTVVRVAHWLKSGMGGYRAMLTRMGVGKKKRTVL
- a CDS encoding ATP-binding protein, encoding MIKRTLAKKIKEYTRHYPVVAVTGPRQSGKTTLVRSLFPTKPYLNLEDLETREFAEKDPKGLLGQYADGAVIDEAQRVPKLFSLLQTIADETRKNGQYILTGSQNFLLLEGITQSLAGRVAIAHLLPLALEELAEAYKGFTRITIEEVLLKGFYPKLFDQKMDASSYYQNYIQTYVERDVRLIKNIENLSTFRKFLQLVAARVGQLLNITSLGNDCGINQATVKAWLSILEASFIIFLLQPHHRNFNKRVVKTPKIYFYDTGVLCALLHITQASQLKSHYLRGGIFESMVIAEWLKHRFHRGLVPRAFFWRDKTGHEVDLVIERHGGLLPIEIKSGQTVASEFFDGIAYYRAISKQAASSYIVYGGEQTQKRQAASVLGWRDWPQVLATFD